Genomic window (Carettochelys insculpta isolate YL-2023 chromosome 12, ASM3395843v1, whole genome shotgun sequence):
ATCCGGCAGACCAAGACACGCAGAGATGCAGGGTGGGACCTGGCACGTTATCCTCCCTGGGAGCCAGCCTCGGGGCCCCTCTTAGGATCACGGTTCCTGGGGGTTGCTGTTTGTGCACTGCCTGGCCCAGACATGATTTGGCTGATGGTTACCTGCAGTTGGATTTGAAGTGCAGAACTTCGGGTTTAGCTGCCAGCAAGTTGAAAGGTCTCACTCTGAGTGTCAGCCACTTGAAGCTTTTGGCTTGTCAACGGGTGAGAAAAGTAACCGTGAAAGTGGTCCTGAAGAACCTTACCGTGAAAAAGGCCACCCCACAAACGACACTACAGGAGATAGTCAAAGAACTGCTGAGAAACGTGTATGTCTCTCCTCACCACGTTGTTACTGCTGCCCCAATTTCTGGAAATCCAGTGGTGTGTATTGAAATACTGGCTCTAGAGCCTTTGATCGAACAAGCTGGCCTGATAACCCCCAAAACTAGTATAAACATTAAAGAAGCAGTCTCTTTAAAATGGTACAAACACTTGTCAAAGGAAACAACAACAATTTCAGTTGCAGGAATAGATGATTTGGGCAGCTCTTTGAAAGAAATGATTGTTTTGCCTTTCAGTTTCCCCAAAACCTTCAAGAAGGTGGGTCTTTCTCTCCCTAGAGGAGTACTGTTGGTGGGCCCACCAGGTGTGGGGAAGACTCTTCTTGTAAAGGCAGTTGCAAGGGAAGCTGGGGCATATTTGCTTTGCATCAGTGGTCCAGCTATATATGGCTCAAGGCCTGGAGAAACCGAAGAGAATTTGCGAAGAGTGTTTGAACAAGGCAGGGAATTGTCCTGTGAAGGACCAACCATTCTGTTTATTGATGAAATTGACTCTTTGTGCCCTAAACGGGGAAGCTCAAACAGTGCCCCTGAAAATCGTATTGTTGCTCAACTGTTAACTCTTATGGATGGCATAGGAAGTGAAAATGAGATGATCATCATGGCAGCAACAAACAAACCTGATGACTTAGATCCTGCACTGAGGAGACATGGTAGATTTGACCGAGAGGTGAGCATAGCCTGTTCTTCAAgtgttggactggatgacctcctgaggtctctttcaaacCTATGATTTTATTAGGTGATATTTTCTAATGAAACGTCTGTTCATggaaatgaaaattaaatgtgTAAATCAAAAGTACTGGTATAGTTCTTTATAACTTCTAAAGAATCATAGAGCCATTAACTAGTCTCTTGTGAAACAGTGTAGAAGGAGAATACAGGCAACATAAATGATTTGCCTAGGTTTACTGAGTGAGAGAGGAATATAACAAAACTGATAAATTTCCATTTATTGCATTTGTTTTAGGTTATTATTGGGACACCAACACTTAAACAGAGAAGATCTATTCTACAGTTGGTTACTTCTAATATGCCTATTTCCAGTGGTGTCGATATGATTAACCTAGCAGAAATGACAACTGGTTACGTTGGAGCTGATCTTACAGCACTCTGCAGAGAAGCTGCTATGCAAGCTGTCTTCCATAGCTGTTTGGTAAGGGGTCAGATTAACTCAGAAGGATTCCATTTATCCAAATGTATCACTTTTCCCCCACTCTATTTTGATATGTAAGGTAATTTAGGTAGTAGAATATTCAAAATACACTAGCAAACATTATGGAAGTAATTATAAGCTTTGCTATTGTCTTTCAGTTCAGTACCCAAGTTGAGTGAAAACATGAGCAGAATATGCTCTCTTCACAAGCTTTTTACACAAAGGTAGGgaatgtaagattttaactgagaaaattctacattttttttccccacttaacGCATCATCTGTAAGCTCCAGGCAACTTACATAAAACTTTTTCTTAAGGCAAATCATGTAGTAATTTGTGCCTTGCACAAATACAAACTTATTCTATTTGCTTACTATAACATGAACATACTTGCTAGAAGAGAACAATTATAGTTCACCATCGTGCAACAATCATGTTTCTGGGATGTTGCAGATATAGATCTCGCAGAAGCATTATTTGTTATTCTTTCTCCCCACTCAGCCCTGACAGTTTGGAGGAGAAAAGGCTGCCAGGGACCCTT
Coding sequences:
- the AFG2B gene encoding ATPase family gene 2 protein homolog B isoform X2, whose translation is MAAALLQLLPLDPADQDTQRCRVGPGTLSSLGASLGAPLRITVPGGCCLCTAWPRHDLADGYLQLDLKCRTSGLAASKLKGLTLSVSHLKLLACQRVRKVTVKVVLKNLTVKKATPQTTLQEIVKELLRNVYVSPHHVVTAAPISGNPVVCIEILALEPLIEQAGLITPKTSINIKEAVSLKWYKHLSKETTTISVAGIDDLGSSLKEMIVLPFSFPKTFKKVGLSLPRGVLLVGPPGVGKTLLVKAVAREAGAYLLCISGPAIYGSRPGETEENLRRVFEQGRELSCEGPTILFIDEIDSLCPKRGSSNSAPENRIVAQLLTLMDGIGSENEMIIMAATNKPDDLDPALRRHGRFDREVIIGTPTLKQRRSILQLVTSNMPISSGVDMINLAEMTTGYVGADLTALCREAAMQAVFHSCLNSGRMLINMEDFHEAFKKIQPSSFRSSLGLTDFKPVTWEQIGGLEDVKLKLKQSIEWPMKFPQAFVRMGLSQPKGVLLYGPPGCAKTSLVKAVATSCHCSFLSVSGADLFSPYVGDSEKILSQVFRQARAHTPAIVFLDEIDSILGSRSACKNGHGASEKVLSVLLNELDGVGVKVTERRGAKLQLEGDCQEQNEKERQLEFQEVLNKDVMIVAATNRPDMLDDALLRPGRLDKIIYIPPPDQKERLSILKICTQKVPIDSSVSLEYLAVQTKLFSGADIENLCKEVVFPLPSPSQSVLLSVKGLTWSERPSTTARNL
- the AFG2B gene encoding ATPase family gene 2 protein homolog B isoform X1, whose translation is MAAALLQLLPLDPADQDTQRCRVGPGTLSSLGASLGAPLRITVPGGCCLCTAWPRHDLADGYLQLDLKCRTSGLAASKLKGLTLSVSHLKLLACQRVRKVTVKVVLKNLTVKKATPQTTLQEIVKELLRNVYVSPHHVVTAAPISGNPVVCIEILALEPLIEQAGLITPKTSINIKEAVSLKWYKHLSKETTTISVAGIDDLGSSLKEMIVLPFSFPKTFKKVGLSLPRGVLLVGPPGVGKTLLVKAVAREAGAYLLCISGPAIYGSRPGETEENLRRVFEQGRELSCEGPTILFIDEIDSLCPKRGSSNSAPENRIVAQLLTLMDGIGSENEMIIMAATNKPDDLDPALRRHGRFDREVIIGTPTLKQRRSILQLVTSNMPISSGVDMINLAEMTTGYVGADLTALCREAAMQAVFHSCLNSGRMLINMEDFHEAFKKIQPSSFRSSLGLTDFKPVTWEQIGGLEDVKLKLKQSIEWPMKFPQAFVRMGLSQPKGVLLYGPPGCAKTSLVKAVATSCHCSFLSVSGADLFSPYVGDSEKILSQVFRQARAHTPAIVFLDEIDSILGSRSACKNGHGASEKVLSVLLNELDGVGVKVTERRGAKLQLEGDCQEQNEKERQLEFQEVLNKDVMIVAATNRPDMLDDALLRPGRLDKIIYIPPPDQKERLSILKICTQKVPIDSSVSLEYLAVQTKLFSGADIENLCKEAALQALQENGLETTSVKHEHFVKSLEIVKPSLTVMDLDFYAKLFSKEVSVKSEKI